The Bombyx mori chromosome 14, ASM3026992v2 DNA segment CCAACGTCCATAGTTTGCGTTTATGAGTTGAGTAGtagtatttatttcttttactcCTCCACTTATCTTCTGCTTACTTACTCAGTTCATTGCTTGCAAGATTAAGTGGTTTACTTGAGCTCAAACATCACAatgtaaatacaatattaaaccAGATAGAAGTCTCAATTCCAATGAATAAAGTAATGCACAACACAGAGTTCGAGAAATGCGAATTGTAAAAACACTAAATTAggatcaataataatttttacattaagATAATTACCTCAATAATTTAAGTTTGCATTGTGAACTGATTGGATATCTTTTTGTCCTACATGAAGTTATTAGTTGTTCTTCTACAAGTTTTTATTTCCCCACCTAATGATTGCTATACAactgcttcaaaccgaaacgccttgcTGCTTCGCGGCAGTAGACAAAGCTCACAAAGCGGTGATACCCGCGCGAGCTAACAAAGACGCGCTACCATAAGTAAAAACTTACTGTTCTGTAACTAAGGAAATTTGATTATGTAATGTTCCTGAGTATGCCTCTGTATATATGAGAAACGAATGTAATCATTGTCGAATGTAAAAGTCGATATTGAAAGATTTAttctaaaacgtatttgttttcttatcaactaaaattaaaacaaaatgtgatattataattaagtttatttagcattttaatgtttaatttgttCACGGTTCGTGtagtttttgtatatttagataaatattgtacatatacaatttgtaaataattagtactttgtaaaattttaatcaatttgtttgGGTAAAGTTACATAAAGCACTTTTCTGTGCGATCTTCCGAATCTCtagtttattgtaaaattccattattaataaaatttttggaACTAATcagtaaaaatatgaattttcttttttccttttaTAAGTAAGCATGATTTATTTGTCACTTTTggtttgttttggtttattcTTATTAAATAAAGGTTGTAGTGATTAATTTTCGTTTTCATTTATTACCTTAAATAAGAAACCTTGTCTATTACTATTTTCTCAGTTTGTGTTCACCTTTATCAAATTGAAATATATGTTACAGGTAATATCTGGCATTGgcaatgatatttatttattttatatacctttttttttttattgcttagatgggtggacgagctcacagcccacctgatgttaagtggttactggagcccatagacatctacaacgtaaatgcgccacccaccttgagatataagttgtaaggtctctgtatagttacaacggctgccccacccttcaaaccgaaacgcattactgcttcataccTAGTCATTTGTTTGGTTTAAGCCTTAACTTCTTCACATGTCACAGTTATGAGGCCATCTTGGGAAAGGAAGTGtgtcttttatattattaacaccACAAAGCACTTGTAGTAATCTTTCTAAGCCCAAACCAAATCCTCCTGTGGGTATGTTACCAAATTTCCGCAATTCTAAGTACCAATGCAGTCGTTCTGAAGGTagctttagttttaatttttcataGTTGTCTTCACGCAAACTGCCTCCAACTACTTCACCAGTGACTGGTGTTAACAAATCTAAAGCATCAACCTGAAAAGAAAAGCCttctttttaaaacattattagcCTACGCCTAACAGggatgttttaataaattactagTATTGAGAATGTATGGATCCATGTTATTGTGTAATTGTGTCTTGAATGTCATTTTATGagtttaaaaatttttattactgtagatggtattaattattgtttaggtGTCCTGTTAGATAACTATTAGTTTgtcattacatttatatttcaagatgtCGCATCTTATCagtcttaattttaattaccttACTACTGTCATTGTTGCTTTCTTTCATATAAAACGACTTCATGTCTTTGGGCCATTTTGTTACAAATACAGGACCTCCACAGTGATCTACCAAAATTAATTCTTGTTCTTTATTAAAATCCCCTCCGGTTCCAGACCCCTTTGTATTCAAAATAAGCTGAGCTTCATCATAAGTCAAAGTTACAAATGGCTTGTCCAACCaaattggttttttattttccttatcaATCAAATATATATCTTTCTCATTTGTATTTCTTGTTTCcgtgaatatatattttaaaagttcCTCAATTACTGTTTGCAACTGGACAATGTTCTCACAGAATGCTAATTCTGCTTCTAACATGTAAAACTCAGAGAGATGCAATCTAGACCTTGAGTTTTCTGCTCGAAATGTTGGCCCGAGTGTGTACACATTACCCATTCCCCTGCAAATGGCTTCTAAATGCAACTGACCAGATACTGTTAGAAATGTTTTCAATCCAAAATATAATGAATCTTTATCCTTTCCTTCTTGCATCATTGCTTTTATGGTATCCTCGTTGTCTGGTTGAACTTTAAATACTTCACCTGCCCCTTCACAATCATTTGAAGTCAAGATCGGAGTGTGGATGTTGATATAGTttcttgaattaaaaaaatcgtgtATGTGTTTGACGACAGCACTTCGTATTCTGAGTAGTGCCGATATGTAATTCGTTCTCGAACGTAAGTGTAGATATTGGCGTGTGTATTCGGGCGGGTGTGCAGTTCTAGGATTAAATGGATATCCGTCTAAGACGACGCAAGGTCCCACAACATTTACTTCGTTAGCTAAAATCTCCAGTTGCCCTCGCGGACTAAGAGACAGTTTTCCTTTAATTTTAACTGAAGAACCGTACGTTAGTTGTTCTGTTTTCAGATGTTTcggaattataatttgcaattTCTGCGCGCTCGAACCATCACTGATATCAGCAAAACTAAACTCTTTTTGGACACGTAAATTTCTCACCCAGCCCTGAAAAATATTGGAGATACTGTAgacacattttcaaaataaacaacGGTTCTGTACTAATTGGtataattagtattttattacCTTCACTTCAGTAATACTTCCTACATCCGACTTTTCAACGATAGCTGCAATAGCACAATATTTTCTAGTAATTCCTTTGATTTGAATATAGCGCCTACAGCTCCTTAACCtattaaattctaattttgTACACAACATTGTACACAATATTTTAAAGAGAAATCAATATCTTGTTCATCGGTCATCAACAGTTTATCGTATTCACATCTTTTCATTGaggttattttaatgtttatatatttttttacaaattgctAGTATTTGCTAGTGTCGTAGCGATTTCcgaaatatttcaatattttagtgCTTTGATACAGCGGAATACGATaaatcgatttttaattgaTACAACACAATGAGACTTTTGGCTGTAAGGTATGGTTTCGCTGGAATATAGCATCCTAAATAATGTCGTGgtaaaattttgaagtcgtcgtgatccaaaggataagacgtccggtgcattcgtgttgagcgatgcaccgatgttcgaatctcaggcgggtgccaatttttctaatgaaatacgtactcacgattgacttccacggtgaaggaataacatcgtgtaataaaaatcaaacccgcaaaattataatttgcgtaattactggtggtaggacctttttgagtccgcgtgggtaggtaccaccaccatgcctatttctgccgtgaagcagtaatgcgtttcggtttgaagggtggggggcagccgttgtaactatactgagaccttagaacttatattgcaaggtgggtggcgcatttacgttgtagatgtctatgtgctccaataaccacttaataccaggtgggctgtgagctcgtccacccatctaagcaataaaaaaatattttacttatatCGACTACGATTGATATTAAAATTTGGTCTATGAAATATTAAGATAGCTAAAAATAACAAAGAttcaaaatgtaaacaaatggATTCTTTTATTGAAATGCCGCCACACTTGTAGGTGCTGGCTTACGCTTTTGTAATAGGTATGATGGGGTTAAGTACAACAAATACTTTACCAAATTTAAAACTATACTTTTTACCAAACGGTATTATTTCAGTTCACAACCAATTGGTGACTGTGTCGTATCAAAATTTATCGAAAcaaaaatatctacaagattcgTTGCTAGATAGAAAATCAGATTCATTAACATATTGGACAGCGAGGACCATTGTTTTGTGAAATCTTTACTCTAGCTCTCAAATCAGTGGTGGTGACATCAGGCCCGCCGACagaatgtttatatttaatgtatagatacaatTAGTTAAgccttataaaataaatagactAGGTTGTGAGGTCTGAATGCCTTAATTAACCAAATTATGTGTTCCATCGTTGTCAATGGcgtggtagttttccaattcagcactagagcgcattatgcggcataatgctcaacgttgaatgttccaactacagcaacgcttcgcacaatcgagccctctcaaaagtactgcctgTCATCAGATATATTATTAATGGCTCAAATATCTCATGTTACCTTACTGTTTCATTATcatatatattttcaataaatatatcacttgtgaaataattgattgatttaaacTCGGAGCACTCGATAAATCATCGTCATCACTATAATCTGGATAAGATGATtcaattaaaaagtatataattttcttagaactcatttaaaaaaattactcaaaacgtaaaaaaatgttaatgaaataatcaaaatccaaattacttaaaatatccgtaaatagttttcaactaattattattgtttactatACATTATTTATACATTAATGAGGTTGCTAACtccatgaatatttttttttcaatactgaACTTAGCgtactctgctgatgcatttgaaaactaattcacgttccaattaagcttcagcataattcggtaTCGTGtgccactgagtcgcattatgttctgtaattggaaaactacccgTCTCTCCTTTCAATAGACACTGTGAGGTCAGACATCTTCGCCTTTCATAGATTAGAAAAGTAATTAGTGCATTAtgatcatagacctatatagtacaAAAACAACGTCAACTGTCATCATCATTAATTTAGCGTTCATCGGTACCTAATTGTCGTACCACGTTCTGTGTCGCGATTTTATCTATTATTTCatagtattttatataattttagttGTCCAAGCACGAACTTTAATACCTTGAATCGTaagtaaatgtattaaatcagaTATTTGTACATTCAAATCTTTCTTTACATTTTAACACAGATAACTGTTGAAGAGTCTTGTCTTTGTGATGCAGCAATTTCGTCTTTTTAAGTTTATAAACAGGTTTTAGTCACCGTGACGTCCTTGATCGTCTATTATAAGTTTATTAACATAACATTAGAGCTTAAAGgttattttaaactaattaaaatattttgctatGTTATCTTTAAAATTTTGGTGAATGTGCCACTAATCCACTTATGCTTCCTAAAAACTCAAACTGCACTTTCTAATGTACTTTAAACGTTGAGTGATCATTCTAtctttcgtttttttaattcagtgaAACAAATTGCTCTCGtgttagaaaattatatttcgatATTTTATCAGTCTCTTATCAGATATTATAAAGATTTAATCGCTTTACAACGTGCACTGTTTTACTATTGCTATGCTATTAGAACATAGtattcatgacaaaatatattttttcttaaatttacattttgtcatttttgttaaaaatattgtacaatagaAAAGTCCATTACAGCCTTTCTATTATAAAGCAtacctatttatatttatagaagcAATGAAATTATCTAATGAACAAGAAAGACAAGTGACTTTCAAACctaataataaactaaacaaaGATGAATAATGTCATAAAAGTAATTACATTATCTTCATCATTAGCTATTAAGGTCAAGTAAACGTTAAAAACTAGCGACTTTATGATATTATTTGAATGTCCATTATGTAGAGAGAGGTAACAAAAGTTATGAAGATTTTGACAAGCACTTGAATTGCAATGTGGTACCTACTTAATATAATGTGTGTATGAAGTGTGTACCTAGCACATTTCAGTATTAAGCTGAGCATGTTGTCatttaacttaaaattataCACATCTATATAacaaagaaaggaaaaaatgcACATGaatgcaaaattaaaaattcgGCTTGTAAGCTGCAAGAGAACTATTTCTAGAAACATTCTAGTTGTACTTTGAAATGATAACGTAACAATGTACTTGAAAAGTCAAACATTCTTCAGCAAATGAGCTATGATTGTGTTATCTGCACTGGAAAGAAACACTGTCTATTACATATTGAGTACTTTTAAATACTAACAGGTTTATGGGAGCCAAAAAACTTTTGTACTGCCTTTTGactgttgaatttttttctgGTAAGAACCTGTCCAAACTTTGGAAAAAGTATAAGTTTGTCGTATGTCGTAAGGTCTGATGAGTATGGTAGATGAGTTCTTGTAGAGTGTTATAGTGTAGGAACAGTAGGGATGAGCGATTAACCAAGAAGCTTAACATGTGATGCTATGTGGGTCGTGCTCGTGACCATCAAGTTTGTGCGGCTCTATCTTAATGAGCTTTTTTACCTTGTTAATTTGAccccttcgatcaacaatagtaactagatttcgggtcggtgcataaaatccgtctcgttaaataacagcgcacttgaaatgtgagctcttattttgtttagttcacttcaaacacagccaatgtcaacccgtctcacaataccgcagtgtgtattcaaaagttgcaaaaataaggcccgaaaaagcaatttaacggccggaatatcttacattcggtaagtacatgaagtataaactatattgtaagctttaaacttataaataatattaaattttgaacaaaattaccgatttttaaccaccgctacaaatgttggccaaggctcggccaacacatggacaaacttttgcttaacagaacagtaagtgcatggagtagatttgtgttgtaataattttttaaaatttgttagcagcacttcaaaattagttggttaaaattggttaatgctgcttttgtgtctgtttgttggactctcattagatacttagctttccattttttattttagctttcctagcaatcacgtgtgcagaatggatctcgattgtcgccatagaaacaagagatgacttttataagccagctaagatctccgcttattgacactggacatctttgccttccgtgctcacggctactgaaacgtggccgaaacattgtaataaaaataccacgcttgaaaccgtttaaacgttgttttattatgtgcactggtcgcgaaaacttaaaaatatatattacacaaaaacgtaacgctaataaaataataagtaatgtatagatactaacacacatacatttccaaaacataaaaagtaaacaactaaacttttactttaattcattaataaattattttagtgttaagcgcgactcccttacctcctgtagtaaatagaaatcggcatttcaagaagcaaaaataaataaagcaaaacgatgttagttctcagagcaattaagggaaaagttactttatttgttgcctttaagattgatttaacattaaaagttgtttaaaatatgtctttttatttgtaagtgacaggagtaatttattgctttgctcgttttatgtgacgaatgatcgtaagtattagataatgttttagagatttgtgactttattactaggtgccatagttgttattagtttgaacgtaaaagtgtttcaaaacttttttctccgtttgttagtaaacgaatgtagctatataagtatatattcacgcggacagtttttgctttaattttgtacgtatccctttatctagttactattgttgatcgaagtttgACCCAAATggattaaacattgttttgaTCCTAAAGTTGAAAGCTACTTCTAATTCACCCCCAGAATGAGTATCTTCATTTTCAACAGCAAAGACTACAAACTTTGTTGTCGTCAAAATCCAATAATATACTTAGGATACCATCAAAAATTTACGTTAAGTAACACTTTATTCTCTTCagattcattttaatatacattaattattttaatttaactttaaacAGAATATGGCCGATCAAAATCAGCAAGCAGGCGACACTGGTCCACCAAAAGGCATCCCAGCCTTGAAAGCTCACATCATTGCCAATAAAATAGACGTAGCTCTTTGGGGGGTCCGCGTAATCACCGTGCTGTGTACCATTGGATACGTGTTCCCATTGTTTAACAAGTAAGCAACTAAACATAATTTTACTGGCCTTCATAAATTTTGATAGTGTGGTTAGAAGTTACAGTTAAGTTATATAATTCACTATCCATCTAGTAACAAATACCACAAATTATTGTATGAAGTATGAAGAACCGTATCAGGATTTTTGTCCCTTTTCTTGAAACTCACCAAGAGCAAGCCGGCCCATTTTCCCACTACTTCTTCTATTGAGGTTTATTTAACGGTTTGATGTATTTAATGACATGAGAATATGAATTGAACGTTAAGTTTGTTATATTTGTATCAAAGATATTTTAATCTAGAAGTCGGCCTTAAGAGAGGTCCTATCAACAATGGCCCTTACTCTATTATCAGGACAACTTTAATGCTAACGAAATAGATAACATAGCTGACCACAATATATCAGACCACCTAAGCTTATAATTGCGATTAATATTTGTACTttgcaataaatacaaaatgtgCATCTGATACACGATATAATAAAGTagatacatatttaataaattgttattaataatttcctCACAGTCCAGTGTCGGCATTCTACAAAGCGTTACTCGCGAACGCTGCGACTTCAGCGCTGCGGCTACATCAAAGAATTCCAGCACGAGAGATCTCCCTCTCGCGGGATTTCATGGCGAGGTTCTTCCTGGAGGACAGCGCTcactatttattctattcactcaTTTTCATGAACGTCGTGCCCAATTTGTGTATCCTTTTCGACAACTAAGAGCAGCTTAGCTACAAAATTTCAGGGTTCGTCGTGTGCTGATAAAGATACtttaagattttttcattttctgaGATGCCAGTCAGtaaagtcgtggcctaaaagataagaagtccggtgtaCTTTTATCGAACAATGTAACTATGCCGGTggtcaaatcccgcaggcagatacaatgttttttttttaggaaatacGTACCCAATACGTTACGTCACGAACGTCTTCCGCAATGAAGGAGTAACAATTGTGTAATAAAGATCAAAACagtaaaatatagaaatttgcctaattactggtggtagggcatacAGCTGAGTTCGCACGATTTAATATCATCATCCTGCCTTGTTCTACTATTTCATCTCGATCCTCGATCTCATCTAACCGGTCTAATCATCTAATTTGACTTCGATCTCATGTTTTGAGGTACCACCCCCCTACGAAACCCTTTAGTCCGTAGAGCCGTACACGGATTTATTTAGGAACGTTTTGCGCAAAAACTGGACGTGACCTTTTTGTTGTGGAGAATTTTAGGAATTTATGTTTCGCCTCGATTTCCTTTAGCCACTTCATCGTATTTTATTTCTTCAGCAAAAAAATGTAACCCTATATTTCGGTGCAGATATTTGAGAATGGAAAACGTTTTTGTAGAAAGTGTGAGAATGTGAATATAGCTGAGAATACATACGCAAATTTGAATCGGACTATTTCAATGTGAAAGTCGTACGTGATAAGTACGACACGGTCGCTTAATTACAAAGTTTCACATTTTGTCATTATAACATTCGGGCATCGAGCCGTTTGCGGCCACGAGCAGGGCCTATCGGCAACCTATTTATTCGTAACAGTTCATTGTCAGTGCGGTCAGTGATATTTTTGGCCACATATCGTCTGACTCCCCAACGTATTTCCCGATAGTTAAGACAGGTCTTTCATCAAGCGAGGTTTGCGGAGGTACTCGGTGACTTGGCTGTTCTCCTGGGGTCACTGACGTCTATGGACGACGGTCATTACTATCATGTGTGCAGTATGCTCATCTACCTACAgcagcaatttaaaaaaagataattctGGGAGCAGTTTGTTTCTTAGTTGAATGTGTATTAATTCTGTATAACCTTGGAAATCCGCTTTGTGTTCGCTCTTCAGAAGTATGACGTATCTGattttacaatatatatatatatattattatcaacacCCTAactttactattaaaaaaaaatataaacgataTAACCTAGACAGAAATCACTTTAATTATAaccaacaatgtaaattaaCTAAGGTTAACGAAATGCAACTAAATCTTGACAACAactaaactttgacaataataactttgaataataaaatacaacgaTTGTGCAACGATGTGAACGTCCGTCCGTCCCGACTGTCGCAAGCACAAGAGAACGATGCCTTGCGCCAACGCGCCTTGAGCCCAAACGCGCCCCTCCAACAACATCTCGCCACGCGCCCTCCCGACATCACACCATCCTTGACGTCACTTAGGCCACGCCTCCaatgtcatcatcatcttctAACACGGCCTCTCCTGACGGCGGAGCGTCCTCGCCCGCATTAATAGGTTCGTCTAGAGGTACTATGTCGTCATGGTGGTGTGATGAACCGGCGACAATACCTTCCTCAGAGCTATTCTCATCACCTAAAAATAGATTGTTTGCATTAAAAATGACACACAGAAATGCAATATTATGTTGCTGACCGTTGGGAAGTTGTTGTTCAGTGACAATTTCCGTAGCATGTCTTCACAAATTCTTCCagtggcagagccctcaggttgcccgagacagtgaccgcagtatatctcaaaataagttaatttatgcagtggcagagccctcaggttgcCCGAGACAGTGACCGCAGTATATCTCAAAATAAGTTAATGTCTTATTGTATACagtggcagagccctcaggttgcCCGAGACAGTGACCGCAGTATATCTCATAATAAGCTAATGTATACagtggcagagccctcaggttgcCCGAGACAGTGACCGCAGTATATCTCAAAATAAAACAGTTGTCAGAGCCCTCAGGATGACCAACAAGTAGTAAAGACCGGCTTCATTTATGCCAGTTAAatgacaaaaagaaacaaacccaATTACTGTTACAAATTATGCTCACACTCGAAAAATGCGGTGCACACATCCGGCGTCCACTCTCCGTGCCACGCACTTATAAATTCGGCAGCAGCTTCCGTGGTCTTCCCAAGTGAGCCAGAAAGAAGCTTCAGTTCATAACGTCCATGTGGCAGCGCACGCACTATTTTGTACGGGCCACGCATACCAGAATCCAGCTTTCCAACAGATTGGCTATTCTTATGCACGAAGACCACGTCGTTTTCATGGAAAGTACGCGGGGGTTTGCGCCGTTCATTTACTCGAGTGTCCTGCTGTTTTCGGTTTTTGTCCAGCAGTTGAGAAGCTCTTTGTCGGGCAAGCTCGCGTAAGGTTTCTCTGTTGGCACTTGTTCCTTCTAGAGCCACATCGCGTACAACGGAACGAATGACGGGCGTCACAGCATCGCTACCAATTAACAAATATAAAGGTGAATATTGAGTGGACTTTTGTTTCGTAACGTTCAGGGTGAGCTGCAGTTTCCACAAAACTTCTGACCAATTTTCGTTTCTGAAATTTACCTCCACACGAATCATGTTAAGAACTGTTCTGCAATATCTCTCAGCCTGACCGTTACTCTGGTGCATCTCTGGCgttataaagaataaattactACCTACGTCTGATACCCATTGTCTAAATGATCTATTTTCGTACATTCTACCCCTATCGGTTACAATCTGCCTAGGTGCACCAAATAAAGATACAGCGTTTTCAAATACTAATTTTAACTCTGTTACATCCTGCTTACGCATAGGATTTAGTAGACAGAACTTACTATAAGCGTCAATTATCAAGACAACAAATTTGTAACCGTTCGATTCGGGAAGAGGACCCAAGACATCACTATGTACCGTGTCAAAGGGTACGTCCGGTTTCTTCCACGACTCGATCGGCTGCAAGGGTTGacgtggtattttttttgtgtgaaagACATACTATACAATGGCGTACATATTTACGAACAAATTGTCTTAGACTAGGAAACCAAAAATGGTTTAATATTAGATCAAGCGTCTTATCTACTCCAATATGATGATGCTCATCATGAAAGATTCGTAACAAACTGAGGCGATGTCCTCTTggaatataacataataatttactagGTTGGCCAACAGaatcaaatttataataaagaacatCATTTTTAGTTACATAGCGTGTCTCATCTAATTCACCGTTTTgtaacttttgtattaaattccgAGTTTCTTCATCAGCACTCTGTGCTATCTGTGCCCAGTTATGCGGTCTACCAATTTCACAAACATTTATAGGATTACGACTTAGATAGTCGGCATGAGATAGCACAGCGCCCTTACGATACTCTAACGAAAAATCATAATCTTGTAAGTAGATCCACCACCGAGCGACTCTCGGTAGTAAATCTTTTTTACGTTGGGTAAGCTTCAAAGCGTTGCAGTCTGTAACTACCTTGAAATGTATACCTATGAGGTAGTGCCTGAAATGCTGCAGAGCCTTGACCACAGCGAGTGTCTCCAGCTCATAGGAGTGATAGCGTGGTTCGGCGCCTAGGGTAACTTTACTAAAATATCCCACCacgcgtttattattattcccaTGAGTCTGAAGTAAAACAGCTCCATACCCTCGAGAAGAAGCATCAGTGTGTACTTCTGTTAATAATGATGGATTAAATATATTGAGGACAGGTTCACTGGTTAAACGCGTAATTATATACTGGCGTACTTGTTCCTGTTCATCACCCCATTTAAACTCAACACCTTTACGAAACAGATTAGAAATACAAGCTGTCTGCAACGAATATGCAGGAATATAGCGCCGAAAATAACCCGCTAGACCTAAAAATTGTCTAGCTTGTTTAACATTACCAGGCTTCGGGGCTTTTGTCAATGCTTCTACTTTA contains these protein-coding regions:
- the LOC101739579 gene encoding probable asparagine--tRNA ligase, mitochondrial, producing the protein MLCTKLEFNRLRSCRRYIQIKGITRKYCAIAAIVEKSDVGSITEVKGWVRNLRVQKEFSFADISDGSSAQKLQIIIPKHLKTEQLTYGSSVKIKGKLSLSPRGQLEILANEVNVVGPCVVLDGYPFNPRTAHPPEYTRQYLHLRSRTNYISALLRIRSAVVKHIHDFFNSRNYINIHTPILTSNDCEGAGEVFKVQPDNEDTIKAMMQEGKDKDSLYFGLKTFLTVSGQLHLEAICRGMGNVYTLGPTFRAENSRSRLHLSEFYMLEAELAFCENIVQLQTVIEELLKYIFTETRNTNEKDIYLIDKENKKPIWLDKPFVTLTYDEAQLILNTKGSGTGGDFNKEQELILVDHCGGPVFVTKWPKDMKSFYMKESNNDSSKVDALDLLTPVTGEVVGGSLREDNYEKLKLKLPSERLHWYLELRKFGNIPTGGFGLGLERLLQVLCGVNNIKDTLPFPRWPHNCDM
- the LOC119630691 gene encoding uncharacterized protein LOC119630691 gives rise to the protein MRKQDVTELKLVFENAVSLFGAPRQIVTDRGRMYENRSFRQWVSDVGSNLFFITPEMHQSNGQAERYCRTVLNMIRVEVNFRNENWSEVLWKLQLTLNVTKQKSTQYSPLYLLIGSDAVTPVIRSVVRDVALEGTSANRETLRELARQRASQLLDKNRKQQDTRVNERRKPPRTFHENDVVFVHKNSQSVGKLDSGMRGPYKIVRALPHGRYELKLLSGSLGKTTEAAAEFISAWHGEWTPDVCTAFFECDENSSEEGIVAGSSHHHDDIVPLDEPINAGEDAPPSGEAVLEDDDDIGGVA